The stretch of DNA CCACTTTCTATATGGGAAATGGTTAACGGAAAATTCTTTGGAGCTTTTATATTAATTGTAATTGCCTTATTACCAACTTTAGTTTATGTTTGGGTTATTTCATATTTTGGAAACCCAACTGGTAATATTGATCTTGGAAGTACGATGGGTTCCTATTTTGGTTTATTATTTTTAGTAGCCGCTTATTGCTCTATTGGTGTTTTTACTTCAACTTTATCTGATAATCAAATAGTTGCATTTATTGTAGCTGTACTAATTTGTTTTATTATTTACTACGGCTTTGAAGGTGTTGCAACGGCATTAAAACAAAATAATTCAATTGTATCAAAAATAGGTATGGATTATCACTTTAAGAGTATGAGTCGTGGCGTACTCGATACTCGCGATATTATTTACTTTGTAAGTGTAACAATTACCTTTTTATCTCTAACTGTATTTCAACTTAAAACTACTAAAGGTTAATGAAAAAAACAGCTTTAAAACAACTGCTTTTTACTATTGTAGTTTTAATCGCAATTAACTATGGTAGTCAATATATATTTAAACGTTTCGATTTAACTCAAGATAAACGTTATACGCTTTCACCTACTACACTAAATATTATTAAAAGTGTAGAAAGTCCGTTAGTAATTAAAGTTTATTTAGAAGGAAATTTCCCTGGAGAGTTTAGAAAATTACAGGATGAAACCAAGCAA from Flavobacterium haoranii encodes:
- the gldF gene encoding gliding motility-associated ABC transporter permease subunit GldF; this translates as MKALLLREIKSFFGSTIGYLVIGIFLLLNGLFLWVFEGEYNILNSGFADLSPFFKISPWILLFLIPAVTMRSFSDEKKQGTLELLFTKPLSIWEMVNGKFFGAFILIVIALLPTLVYVWVISYFGNPTGNIDLGSTMGSYFGLLFLVAAYCSIGVFTSTLSDNQIVAFIVAVLICFIIYYGFEGVATALKQNNSIVSKIGMDYHFKSMSRGVLDTRDIIYFVSVTITFLSLTVFQLKTTKG